The following nucleotide sequence is from Salvia miltiorrhiza cultivar Shanhuang (shh) chromosome 7, IMPLAD_Smil_shh, whole genome shotgun sequence.
ATTTATGTAAGAAATCATAAAATTgccattgaaatcaatttctaattgaaaactgttgttttaatatagtatagatgactgatatttatttggaggaattttttttacttaggttcGAACACTGAAGGTAACgaaaatttcattaattttttaaatatcgttattcaacaatatatatattgtcttattcaatattatatattgatttttttttaaatgcaaatgtcattttacttgtttttgcttgcatattttatttggatCACATGTTGGTATTGATAACATTGGTTTATACATGATTTGTTGAAGTGATTATGTTTAAATTTTTGTGATAGAGCAATCTGACTAtcttttttatatgtatattatgTGTTTGCAGAACCACTAAATATGCGAATAAGTAGCGCTAATCAATCTCGTATTCGGTCTGTACCTATTAGGCATTAGGACATTTGGCCGATTCATCCTTATCATAGGACATTTGGCCGACTTTGTAACTTTGTAGATTCATCCTTACCATATGAATAAAGGTAGCGCTAATCAATCTCGTGTTCGGTCTGTACCTATCAGGCATTAGGACATTTTGTCGATTCATCCTTACCATAGGACATTTGGCCGACTTTGTAACTTTGTAGATTCATCCTTACCATATGAATAAAGGTAGCGCTAATCAATCTCGTGTTCGGTCTATACCTATACCTATCAGGCATTAGGACATTTGGCCGATTCATCCTTACTATAGGACATTTGGCCGACTTTGTAACTTTGTAGATTCATCCTTACCATATTATAAAGGTAGCAGCTAATCAATCTTGTGTTTGGTCTGTACCTATCAGGCATTAGGACATTTGCTAATCAATCTTCGTGTTTGGTCTGTACCTATCTGGCATTAGGACATTTGGCCGATTCATCCTTACCATAGGACATTTGGCCGACTTTGTAACTTTGTAGATTCATCCTTACCATATGAATAAAAGTAGCGCTAATCAATCTCGCGTTCGGTCTGTACCTATCAGGCATTAGGATATTTGACAGATTCATCCTTACCATTGTAACTTTGTAGATTCATCCTTAGCATTAGGACATTTGGCCGATTCATCCTTACCATAGGACATTTGGCCGACTTTGTAACTTTGTAGATTCATCCTTAccatatgaataaaagtaacgcTAATCAATCTCGTGTTCGGTCTGTACCTATCAGGCATTAGGACATTTGACAGATTCATCCTTACCATTGTAACTTTGTAGATTCATCCTTAGCATTAGGACATTTGGCAAATTCATCCTTACAATTGTCACTTTGTAGAATAAAGAGTACATGCTCTATCTTTTGATAatttaacagtattaaataaagaaatttaaaggctgCGTCataggggactcgaacccaagacctttggccttatgCATTAatcccttaccgcttggccaacataCGCACACTACACGCTCTATCTTTGGTACCAAAGTACATTGCACGACTATGTAAAAAGTAATTGGAGCACTGGAAACGAGTTGGTGATGACATATACCGTTCAATGTCAAGCATGCAGCCAATCACatatcaatatattttttatggCTACCGATACTTTATTAGGTATGTTATACGTCGAACCATTCATTTGCATGATCGACACCTATTGTTGTTGACATTAAGCTTGAACAATAATTTCATTATTGATTATGGTGAATTTCATATCTTCCACCTTGATTATGGTCCCTATTTTGTTCTTTTTGAGAAGGTACTACAAGAGCTCTTTCAATGATGGATGTTTAAACTTATTTTGCAAAGGtcattttacttatttttgCTTGCATATTTTATTTGGACCACATGCTGGTATTGATAACATTGATTTATACAATGGTCAACAATGGTCAAGGTGTTTGAGTTATACATCTCCTTAGTGATACAATTAATTGGATGACGCTTAAGCAGAAATGACGACATCGCGCTCACGGTGATAGACCACTTGTAGTGTCGCCTTCTTCATCATCTTGTACTTTTGAAATAAGCCAAAAATATCAGCAGTTGTCTGTTTCTTCAAACACAATTGCTTCATCCAACACTTGTCCCCCATCCCTCTTCAACCTCTCACTCAATCCACGAGCACAACCTCCAGCAATTCAGCCTTTAAACGGATAAACCTTCACCAATGCAGCTTTCCCCTCAAGTGTTGCAGGGGAATTTAGGAATGCAATCAAGCCTATGTTCCCCTGACCACAATGCTCAATCAGCTTCCATGCGGTCTGTCCATAGATAAGCTCTGCCGTGGCCAGGTCGATAAGAACGCCTGTTGCAGCTTTAATTTGCTCGTAAGAAGCAGGGGCAACATGGAGGGCGGCAACAGGGGGCCCCGGCAACAGGGGTAATGCGCGGTCTCACAAATCTACCTTCCACTTCCCCACCAATACTGGAAAAGGTTTTAGATCCAAGACCGGAAGATGAGCTCATCATAGACGTTGGGAAGATCGGAATTTTGCCTTTGCATGTTAcgcaaaattcaaaaatttgatTCAGATTGACATCTACTGCTCCCCTCTAACCTCAAGCAAAAATATAAGAAAGGttagtataatattttaaaacaaaaacattaaaaaaataaaatgtaagtAAAATCATACCGCTGCTCTTAACTTGCTGAATTTGGATTGAAGCATCCGTCCAGCTTGAATCATTTCCCACCAGCTGCGGTCTTGAAAGTTTGGTGTTGCCTCATTGTACATCTTGGAGAATTGAATCCATATTTCCTTCTTCCAAAACCACAATCCAGCCAAATTTTCAATTTCGCCCTTAGAATAGCGGATGAACAGCTTTGTGATCTCTTCAAGTTCTTGAGAGGTCATAGAGAAATCCTAATATAAAAGAAGTCACAAGTTAAACACTTCTACACAAGATTCACATGACAGAGCAACTAAAAAATAAGAATAGCTACAACAGAATATGTAATATAAGAAATcctaatacaaaaaaaaaaaatcacaagcTAAATACTTCTTTTTATGGCATACCTGTTTTCTTAACTCCTCACTTAAGAGAGATAATGGATATACAATAACATTTTTTTTGCATGTATCACAAGGGTCAAAGATCTCCATCAAAATGGGATCTCGTTCTTGCTGACAGCCCTGCTCCGCTAGCTTGAATTaatagagaaaataaattatgttaatattttaaagattaatagagaaaaaaataggTTAATATTTTAAAGAAAGTATAACCTACAGATCTCTGCATGCAGAAAAAAGAATGAAGTTGTTTGCCGCCTTAATCACATCCATCCAATTTTGTTGGGGTTGTTCGTTGCTCTGCTGTGCCCGTCTATTATACTCAGTCAGAATCTCAATCCACATCTCTTTTGAATAGATGTCTTTGTCTCGGGTCTGAAAAATTCCCTTAGATTGATCGTGGAATAACTTCTTGAACAAATGCAATTCAGATTCTGTCAGAGGAGCCATCTCTGAAGACTGATGCAATTCCCTTACAATTGTGGTTCGCCCCTTACAGTTGTGGTTCGCCTTAGATTGATCGTGGAATAACTTCTTGAACAAATGTAATTCAGATTCTGTCAGAGGAGCCATATCTGAAGACTGATGCAATTCCCTTACAATTGTGGTTCGCCTTAGACAACCATAGACACTGGATGTTTGGGCCGAGACAGCTgtgggagaatttttttttaccgtCGGGTCAACAGCTGTGGCCTGTGTCAACATGACACAGATGTTGACAACCATAGACACTGGATGTTTGGGCCGAGACAGCTGTGGGAGAATTCTTGCCTGTGTCCTGTGTCAACATGACACAGATGTTGACAACCATAGACACGCAATTCCCTTACAGTTGTGGTTCGCCTTAGATTGATCGTGGAATAACTTCTTGAACAAATGCAATTCAGATTGTTCGCCTTAGATTGATCGTGGAATAACTTCTATTCTCTTACAGTTGTGGTTCGCCTTAGATTGATCGTGGAATAACTTCTTGAACAATCAACAACCATAGACACGCAATTCCCTTACAGTTGTGGTTCGCCTTAGATTGATCGTGGAATAACTTCTTGAACAAATGCAATTCAGATTGTTCGCCTTAGATTGATCGTGGAATAACTTCTTGAACAGTTCGCTTAGATTGATCGTGGAATAACTTCTTGAACAATCAACAACCATAGACACGCAATTCCCTTACAGTTGTGGTTCGCCTTAGATTGATCGTGGAATAACTTCTTGAACAAATGCAATTCAGATTCTGTCAGAGATGGCATGACACACTTACAGTTGTGGTTCGCGCCTTAGAATGCAATTCAGATTGTTCGCCCTTAGAATGCAATTCAGATTGTTCGCCTTAGATTGATCGTGGAATAACTTCTTGAACAAATGCAATTCAGATTCTGTTAGAATGCAATTCAGATTGTTCGCCTTAGATTGATCGCGGAATAACTTCTTGAACAAATGCAATTCAGATTGTTCGCCTTAGATTGATCGTGGAATAATGCAATTCAGATTGTTCGCCTTACAGTTGTGGTTCGCGCCTTAGAATGCAATTCAGATTGTTCGCCCTTAGAATGCAATTCAGATTGTTCGCCTTAGATTGATCGTGGAATAACTTCTTGAACAAATGCAATTCAGATTCTGTTAGAATGCAATTCAGATTGTTCGCCTTAGATTGATCGCGGAATAACTTCTTGAACAAATGCAATTCAGATTGTTCGCCTTAGATTGATCGTGGAATAATGCAATTCAGATTGTTCGCCTTAGATTGATCGTGGAATAACTTCTTGAACAAATGTTCGCCTTAGATTGATCGTGGAATAATGCAATTCAGATTGTTCGCCTTAGATTGATCGTGGAATAACTTCTTGAACAAATGCAATTCAGATTCTGTCAGAGATGGCACGTGGACACTGGATGTTTGGGCCGAGACAGCGAATTCTTGCATGTGTTGGCATGAGCATGACACACTTACAGTTGTGGTCCGCCTTAGATTGATTGTTGACTTACAGTTGTGGTTCGCCTTAGATTGATTTAGATTGATTGTAGGCGATTGATTGTTGACTTACAGTTGTGGTTCGCCTTAGATTGATTGTGGAATAGCGAATTCTTGCCTGTGTTGGCATGAGTGTGGTTCTTTTACCGTCGGGTCAACAGACACTTACAGTTGTGGTTCGGTGTTGGCCTGGTTCTTTTACCGTCGGGTACCGTCGGGTCAACAGACACTTACAGTTGTGGTTCGGTGTTGGCCTGTGTCAACATGTCTATTAGGGGCTAAGGCTTGGCCCAAAGACCAAGACACTGGATGTTTGGGCCGAGACAGCTGTGGGAGGTGTGGACTTTAACAACCCATCACTTgggcacacagttttattacatgtactgatgtaataacttatatattgtTTTAATTATCATCcacaaatcaatgtgggatagacATTAACATCTCTTTAATGATTATCACTTTCCCACAACTCCATATTTTAAATACCcaattttgattaattatttctcaTTCACTGGAAATCGATTTTGAGTAagtaaatatactacgatcatctactctaGACGTAGATCGATCATGTGCCATTTAATTTcgctaaattaaatattttctacaCTCGAAAATTAGTCAAACATTGATCAACTCAATAACCAATTTTCTACCATATATttgtttctctctcttattCAAGTAGAGAGGGTCCAGAGGGAGAGAAAAATAGTACCCGAGATCCTTTATTTTCTATTGTATACGATTGAAAAACAAGAGATTAGATCGAAAGTATGTCATGATTCGTCTCAGATAAATATAGGTTGAACGAGATATGGTATATAACTAACACTTTAGAAACCCTCTCCTTATAATTTGACTTATGAGAATGTGTACTATCTAGGGTATTATAAGAGAGTTATTAAAAACATGTCAAcatattcaaatatttaatattgagtatgtataaaatattactccctccgtcccactacaAGTGACctgtattccattttgggccGTTCCACTATAAGTGACCTGTttccataaatgaaaaaatttaaccctttaaaaagtgtaggtcccaccacttttaactaatttacacattctctttaattctcgtgccgaaaagttttgagctacttatagtgggacggaggaagtaggATGTTAATATtcaaatacacgaattttggaggttttttttaaaaaattgaacattgattttttttaatataaatatacgaCTTTTcgagtttttctatttttttttacatattttatattgaagCTAAGTCGGTAGTCGAAAATTTTTAAATGACCAAATTGATGATGAGAAAAAATCATACTCCATTCATCCCACTTTAATAAACTCGCCTTTTTTTTAGGGACGTCCCACTAGAATagactcatttttcattttaagtaaatacatgtacttttttttttttgaaaaaacacGAAGATATATTATTAATCACAAGAGCATGGTACATGGAGATGACCCACCACAAAGGCCggaggttcattccaaacatggtGTGAGCTAATATCCTTCGCGGCTATCGCCAAAGAATGAGCAATGGCATTGTGATCTCGCTTGACGTGCCGAAAACGGACACCCGGTAGCGTAGCAAGTTCCTCACGGCAAAAGGTTGCAAGGATGCCAATCTCAGAAATATTTCTCTCGCGTGAACTTATAGCGTCACAAGCTCTCTTGCAGTCCGACTGAATCCAAGCCTGTGTGATACCTCTTCCCTTGATCCAAGAGGTATTACATTACTTTCCAATTAAGTAAATACATGTACTTAATTATTGTGGATTATACTACTTTCCTCCtgaaaaataagttttttaaatttcatacccaaaagaaatgagtctATTAAAATTAGACGAAGAGAGTACAGTATTAAAACACACCAAAAAATTAACATTTGTAATTAAATATGAGtttcaaatattaaatatgagTTTCAAATTCAAGTGACATCGACGAGCTAATTGATAGTCTTGAAAAGTGATCCGTCCATTTCATAAATATGTAGTCATGATATGAATCATTTCTTGACCATGCTCTTAAGATTTGAACCTCAATCTAAGCGTGAATCAATTTAAGAATTCGTCGTGAATTCCCTCTATGGGGCTTAATTCCCCTTAATCGAATAATTTGTGGATTCAAAACTCATAAATGAAGATCTTTTAATGTGTTTTAATattgtgtaatttttttatcaacGTCACGTTAAAATTTTGTACTATCAACTCAATTTCGATTTAGAAAACATTTATattcgtgcccaaaaaaaaaaaaaatcatgcattcatattttataaaaCGAGTCGTGTGTACTTTTAAACctttattaaaattgatgtaTATTGAGAAAAAAGATCTCAAAATAAACTAGTACTCCGacgataaaataaaaataaagtaacTTAAAATGCAAATATATTTGAAAGGAGTATAAAGATAAGAGTGCAACCTCCAAATATccactctctccctctcaaaAACTCTTCTATTTTCTCCGGCAAAGCtcaacatttatttttatttttatggcaTTTTCCGCTGTGTTTTCCGGAAGTGTTCTACATTTCAAACCATTATCCGCATCTAGGCCCGAAACCAATTCAACTGGACAACGTCTCCCTACAAAAATCACGAAAGCCCGGAAGCAAAAATCGCGGAATTtcaggccgccgccgccgccgccaaagCCGCCCCTATCCTCCGCCGTGGAAGGCGGAGAGGCTACCACCTTCACCCGCCTACCTCCCAGAGACGACTTCGGCTTCGATGATTTAGCTTCACAGTCGGTAAGTGAAGTAATCAAGCTTGCTGACATTAAAGCTCCAGCTATTaaaaccaagaaaattaatCCAAAAAATGGAGAGAGTAAAGGGTTTGGTTCAAGAATTGGTGTGAGTGAGGAAAAATTGAGTCTTGATGATGAATTTGATGATGAGGATGAGGGAATTGTCAAGAAAGTGGGGTATGATTATGGAAGATTCGAACTTTATGAAGTGGGCTCGGACaatgatgacgatgatgatgatgattttgatggaGAGGAAGGGTTTATGGTGTCTGGTGATGAAGAGGAAgatgaagaggaagaggaagagggacttagagagaaagagaaaggggTGCCGGCAGTGATGAGATGCTTCGATAGGGCAAAGATATTTGTGAAGGCAGGGGATGGTGGGAATGGCGTGGTGGCGTTTAGGAGGGAGAAGTTCGTGCCGTTAGGGGGCCCGTCTGGCGGGGATGGTGGGAGGGGAGGGAATGTGTACATGAAGGTGGAGGGGACTATGAACTCACTGCTGCCGTTTAGGAAGAGTGTGCATTTTCGGGCAGGGAGGGGCAGCCACGGGCAGGGCCAGCAGAAGAGTGGTGCGAAGGGTGAGGATTTGGTGGTGAAAGTGCCCCCGGGGACTGTTGTGAGGGAGAGTGGTGGGGATGTGCTCTTTGAGCTGCTGCATCCAGGGCAGAGGGCGTTGCTTCTGCCTGGAGGGAGAGGTGGGAGGGGCAATGCCTCGTTTAAGACGGGGACGAATAAGGTGCCCAAGATTGCAGAGAATGGGGAAGAAGGGCTTGAAATGTAGGTTCCTTTGGTTTCTTGTGTTCTGCTttttgatgtatatatataaatatgctTTGTGCTTCTATGTTATGTTATTTGCAACTGTTAATCTTGTAGATGTTTTTACTGTCTATGTTAACATTCGAGTAGTGGGATTGTGAGCTTCTTGACGTAGTTCATCATCCAAATGAGTAGTTGAGTAAATAGATTTGAGTTGCTTTCTTTGAGTTGGTATAGAATGTATGCAATGATTTAGTGCCATTCATGTATTGTCTTAAAATGTCGTTTGTGGCTAAAACTAGCAATCTGAACTCTCATACTTTATTGTATTTTGAGCAGTATCCTTTTGCGACTAGCTTGTGCTCGGACGTGCTTGTTTCTCTTTGACATTTGGTTAACACGCATCGTGTCATGAGAGATGACcgtttttgtttgatttatgaATATTTCTTGGCTTTGGTTTGGTGTTTCTAGTGTCATCACCACTGAGTTTCTTCTTGCCACCGTTACTTTAGTAGTAGTACCTTATTCAGAAACTTTGTGTCTTGACCAGGTGGCTCGAGTTGGAGCTGAAATTGGTTGCAGATGTTGGGATTGTCGGAGCTCCAAATGCTGGGAAAAGCACGTTTCTCAGTGTCATCAGTGCTGCTCAACCAGCCATTGCAAATTATCCCTTCACAACTTTGCTTCCGAATCTTGGTGTTGTTTCATTCGACTATGATGCTACAATGGTAGTTGCTGATCTGCCTGGACTACTAGAGGGGGCTCATCGAGGTTTTGGGTTAGGGCATGAATTCCTACGGCACACTGAGAGATGTTCAGTTCTGGTACATTACCCGACTGCTTTTGTTATGATGATAAAGATTTACTTATCGTTGTATAATGATGCTTGTTTGCATATCTTATAATATGAGTTTTTAGGTTCAGTTGCAAtcttgtgagttttgtcatgcccTATTAGTGTTTATGTTTGTTTCTATTTAACTTCATTGCGTCTGTCAAATTCCGTGCTCTTAGTTCTTGATGTGGAACATTGTTCTGAAACTTCCAACCTTGAGAGTTTAGGTACATATAGTCGACGGCTCGTCAGAGCAGCCTGAATACGAGTTTGATGCGGTCCGCCTTGAGCTGGAGATGTTCAGCCCCGAGCTTGCTGAGAAGCCTTACTTAGTAGTGTACAACAAAATGGACCTACCGGAGACATCTGAAAAATGGCCATCATTCAGAGAAGCTCTACGATCACGAGGATTCGAGCCCTTTTGCATGAGCGCAGTTACCAGAAACGGGACACAGGAAGTCACGAACGCTGCTTATGAGCTTGTGCAGAAAAATGCAGCAGATAAAGATGGTCAGAAACCGCTCACAATCTCGTTTTACTGTTTATTCAAATTGCTTTGCAAGTGATGAAGGAGTAGCATCGCCTTAATCTTTGTGTATTCATCTTTATTACAGATGGTGAGGGGCTGCTCGATTTGAATTACGTGGCTGATAAGATGCAGAAGCAGCGGGCAGCTCCTATAGGCGAGTTTGAGATTTTACACGATAGCAGTACCAGCTCGTGGCACGTGGAAGGAGCGGGCTTGCAGCGCTTCGTCCAAATGACCAATTGGAGGTATACAAATCGAGCCTTTACTCGAATCTTAGATTCCATTGATGTGAAGATTGTTTCCTGATATCATGTTCTAAGCCACGAAGAGAACGTTCTCTTCGTGTGGGTTGTAGCAGCCTCATGCCGTGCTTGAGCTTTGATACCCATTACATTCATATTTACGCCTTCCACATATATCTCTGGAACAGATATAACGACTCTGATCGAAGATTTCAACATGTTCTGGAGGCATGTGGTGTCAATAAATCCCTCAAGAAACGAGGCGTGAAGGAGGGTGATACAGTCGTCGTTGGAGGGGTACGATCAAGCCTTTCGATTTATCTAACTTGCATCACTTTCATCAAAAACCACTATTAGGATGGCAGAGCTCTGATGATCTCAATTAGGATTACATAATTGTTGCATAATTGTTACATAAGCTTTCATCCTCGTTCGTTCTTCTAGATGGAGCTCGTGTGGTACGACAGTGCAGACTCCGGCCACACGAGTAGGCGGAGGGCAGCAGAATCGGCTGAATGAATTCGACTTGGATCATCATCTCTCAAGGCTAGATTATCACCACTGATAAGATTATTGTGAGGTATGACTTCTTGACACATATTTCATTTCAATTCAATATTATTACTTGAAATAGATACATCtaaaatttcattttcttattatcacTTCAAACATATATTAACAAAACATGATCATATTTCCTGTGCTATACATTGTACATCATTAGACATTAATCatcttatttttattacaactCTTGCCCTAGCAGAGCAAGAACGCGCTGAAGTGTTGGCATTTCCATTGCTTGGAGCATGGACTAGACGACCAGAAACTCTAAACCCTGAACCCTAAACAGCTCTTTCTCCTCGTTGTTCGTTGCATTGGTTTACGGCCATCTTGTTGGATGGAAGTATTGCATCTTCTTTCCGAAGGTGGTCACGATACGCATGCAAGCAGATGACCCCGGATTCACCGTGAAATTTTTTCACAGTATATAGATCTAGTGAGTTTGTGAAATCTTTATATTCTTTTTGTTGTAAAATTTGGAGATAATTTGTAAGGGAAATGTTTGAGAAAGGTAAGCTCAATCTTTTCTCATggtcttcttctttctttccttgtttttttAGTTATTCTTTGATAAATTAAcggtattaaataaagaaatttaaagactgcGCCACAGGGGATTCGAATccaagacctttgaccttaATCATTAACCTCTTATCGCTACTTGTTTTTTCAGTTATTCTACTGCTAAATCAGTTGGAGTTCATTTATAACATACCAGATTTAAGCATAAGTTAGTAGATATAATATAGCCTTTAGGATTTAATATAAACATTATCATAAATTTGATCGGAATTATACTCATTATAGTAAAAGCTATAAGATCTATACTATATGTGCATATCTACAAAGCATACGTATATTTACAACTATATGAGTACTGAATAAAGTAGCAGACACGAATGAATTTAGAATTGTCAAGCAATGCCTTGTTTGATGGGCCAACCCAACCTCTTTATTGGTGGGATTGGGCTATGTTTTCAGTGGCCCAAAAAAATTGGGTTGGGCCGACCCCACTTTCAACAATGGCTTGATCAACTTTTCAAATCATATATCCTTCCctcccataaaaatatgaacTCTTTGCAATTCTGATTtgtctcataaaaatataaaatttctatttttagacattatttctttttatatcAATATCTCAATTTATACACAATAAATATCAATATGAATCTTTTTCTCCACTTACaaatactataaataatgtatgCGTCTCCTTTTCTATTCATAACACACTTAAAACTAATATTCGTAAATCTGTGATCGAAAAAAAGTAAGTTCAGTGTTCGTGAGTATTGATTAGTTTTAACA
It contains:
- the LOC130991676 gene encoding GTP-binding protein OBGC, chloroplastic, whose protein sequence is MAFSAVFSGSVLHFKPLSASRPETNSTGQRLPTKITKARKQKSRNFRPPPPPPKPPLSSAVEGGEATTFTRLPPRDDFGFDDLASQSVSEVIKLADIKAPAIKTKKINPKNGESKGFGSRIGVSEEKLSLDDEFDDEDEGIVKKVGYDYGRFELYEVGSDNDDDDDDDFDGEEGFMVSGDEEEDEEEEEEGLREKEKGVPAVMRCFDRAKIFVKAGDGGNGVVAFRREKFVPLGGPSGGDGGRGGNVYMKVEGTMNSLLPFRKSVHFRAGRGSHGQGQQKSGAKGEDLVVKVPPGTVVRESGGDVLFELLHPGQRALLLPGGRGGRGNASFKTGTNKVPKIAENGEEGLEMWLELELKLVADVGIVGAPNAGKSTFLSVISAAQPAIANYPFTTLLPNLGVVSFDYDATMVVADLPGLLEGAHRGFGLGHEFLRHTERCSVLVHIVDGSSEQPEYEFDAVRLELEMFSPELAEKPYLVVYNKMDLPETSEKWPSFREALRSRGFEPFCMSAVTRNGTQEVTNAAYELVQKNAADKDDGEGLLDLNYVADKMQKQRAAPIGEFEILHDSSTSSWHVEGAGLQRFVQMTNWRYNDSDRRFQHVLEACGVNKSLKKRGVKEGDTVVVGGMELVWYDSADSGHTSRRRAAESAE